In Archocentrus centrarchus isolate MPI-CPG fArcCen1 chromosome 21, fArcCen1, whole genome shotgun sequence, the following are encoded in one genomic region:
- the LOC115800247 gene encoding trace amine-associated receptor 1-like, which produces MEIQKGAELCFPQLLNSSCRKPTLHWSKAVLLNIVLSFISLITAALNLLVIISVSYFRQLHTPSNILLLSLAVSDFLVGLLLMPLETIRTTTCWFLGDLMCCVYFYLMTNIVCASIGNIVLISVDRYVAICDPLHYPTRINVGRVKLSAYLCWFYSVFYSSLYMKDILTEPGRYNSCYGECVFFSSDVAGIVDLVLSFIVPVCVIIVLYMRVFVVAVSQARAMRSHVTAVTLQRSLNQTNRSELKAARTLGVLVVVFLGSYCPYYCYTLVEENLVNDPSASTVIIVFYFNSCLNPLIYTLFYPWFRNVVKLIITLQIFKHDISEANIL; this is translated from the exons ATGGAGATACAGAAAGGAGCTGAGCTCTGTTTTCCACAACTCCTCAACAGTTCCTGCAGGAAGCCGACACTTCACTGGTCCAAAGCTGTGCTCCTGAACATTGTGCTGTCCTTCATTTCTCTGATCACTGCTGCTCTCAACCTGCTGGTCATCATCTCAGTCTCTTACTTCAG GCAGCTTCACACACCCAgtaacatcctcctcctctctctggctgtctcagACTTTCTCGTGGGTCTCCTGTTGATGCCGTTAGAAACCATTAGAACCACAACCTGCTGGTTCCTTGGTGATCTCAtgtgttgtgtttatttttatctaatgACTAATATTGTCTGTGCTTCAATAGGGAACATAGTTCTCATATCAGTTGACCGCTATGTGGCTATTTGTGACCCTCTGCATTACCCCACCAGAATTAATGTGGGGAGAGTCAAACTCAGTGCTTATCTGTGTTGGTTTTATTCAGTTTTCTACAGCAGTCTTTATATGAAGGACATCCTGACTGAACCAGGCAGGTATAATTCCTGCtatggagagtgtgtgtttttcagcagtGACGTTGCAGGTATTGTCGATCTTGTTTTGTCCTTTATTGTTCCAGTTTGTGTCATCATAGTTTTATATATGAGAGtgtttgtggtggctgtgtctcaggctcgtgccatgcgctctcatgttacagctgtcacacttcagcgttcactgaatcaaacaaacagatcagagctgaaagcagccaggactcttggggttcttgttgttgtgtttctggGAAGCTATTGTCCATATTACTGCTACACTCTTGTTGAAGAAAATTTGGTCAATGATCCATCTGCATCTACTGTGAtcattgtcttttattttaattcgTGTCTAAACCCGTTGATCTATACCCTGTTTTACCCCTGGTTTAGAAATGTTGTTAAACTTATCATCACTCTGCAAATATTCAAGCATGACATCAGTGAGGCAAACATACTTTAA